The following coding sequences lie in one Sorghum bicolor cultivar BTx623 chromosome 6, Sorghum_bicolor_NCBIv3, whole genome shotgun sequence genomic window:
- the LOC8060187 gene encoding inositol transporter 1 gives MTIDMSMPGSSGLLNAAGKRDMKFFSNPYVLALTGAAGIGGFLFGYDTGVISGALLYIRDDFPAVRDNYFLQETIVSMALVGAMLGAAGGGWINDAYGRKKSTLLADMMFALGSLVMCAAAGPYILIIGRLLVGLGVGVASVTAPVYIAEAAPSEIRGGLVSTNVLMITGGQFFSYLINLGFTEVPGTWRWMLGVAAVPAIVQFVLMLFLPESPRWLYWKDEKAKAIAVLEKIYDSDRLEEEVELLASSSMHEFQSNNAGSYLDVFKSKELRLAFFAGAGLQAFQQFTGINTVMYYSPTIVQMAGFSSNRLALLLSLIVAAMNAAGTIVGIYLIDRCGRRRLALTSLSGVVISLVILALAFILQSSSGLCMSAANGTCQGVLGWFAVAGLALYIAFFSPGMGPVPWAVNSEIYPEAYRGMCGGMSATVNWISNLIVAQTFLSIVGLVGTGPTFLIIAGIAVLAFIFVAMYVPETKGLSFEQVEQMWKERAWGNSGNCQRLLGAAAP, from the exons ATGACGATCGACATGTCCATGCCCGGGAGCTCCGGGCTCCTGAACGCTGCGGGGAAGAGGGACATGAAGTTCTTCAGCAACCCCTACGTTCTTGCGCTCACGGGCGCTGCAGGAATCGGTGGATTCCTCTTTGGCTACGACACAG GTGTCATATCTGGGGCCCTTCTGTATATCCGTGATGATTTTCCAGCGGTCAGGGATAATTACTTCTTACAG GAAACGATTGTTAGCATGGCCTTAGTCGGAGCTATGCTTGGAGCTGCTGGGGGTGGTTGGATCAATGATGCATATGGTCGCAAGAAGTCCACTCTTCTTGCTGATATGATGTTTGCTCTTGGCTCACTTGTCATGTGTGCTGCTGCTGGTCCTTACATTCTAATTATTGGAAGGCTCCTCGTTGGTTTGGGTGTGGGTGTTGCATCAGTCACGGCACCAGTATACATTGCTGAAGCTGCTCCTTCAGAAATCAGGGGAGGTTTGGTGTCAACTAATGTACTCATGATTACTGGTGGCCAATTCTTCTCCTATCTTATCAATCTCGGCTTTACTGAG GTTCCTGGAACATGGCGCTGGATGCTTGGTGTTGCTGCTGTCCCTGCCATTGTACAGTTTGTGCTGATGCTTTTTCTGCCAGAATCTCCCCGTTGGCTTTACTGGAAG GATGAGAAGGCAAAAGCTATTGCTGTCCTTGAGAAGATCTATGACTCTGATCGTTTGGAGGAAGAGGTAGAGCTGCTTGCTTCATCCTCCATGCATGAATTCCAGTCCAACAATGCTGGAAGCTATTTGGATGTCTTCAAGTCAAAAGAATTGAGGCTAGCTTTCTTTGCTGGGGCTGGTCTTCAG GCCTTCCAGCAATTTACTGGGATCAACACCGTCATGTATTACAGCCCCACGATAGTCCAGATGGCTGGTTTCTCTTCCAACAGGTTGGCCTTGCTTCTTTCCCTCATCGTCGCTGCCATGAATGCCGCTGGGACCATTGTTGGAATCTACCTAATCGACCgttgcggccgccgccgcctggcCCTTACAAGCTTGTCTGGGGTTGTGATCTCCCTTGTCATTCTTGCCTTGGCCTTCATACTGCAGTCATCATCCGGCCTCTGCATGAGTGCTGCTAATGGCACATGCCAAGGCGTGCTAGGCTGGTTCGCGGTGGCAGGCCTTGCTCTGTACATCGCCTTCTTCTCTCCAGGCATGGGGCCTGTCCCATGGGCTGTGAACTCGGAAATCTACCCTGAGGCATACCGTGGAATGTGCGGTGGCATGTCGGCCACTGTCAACTGGATCTCTAACCTCATCGTGGCACAGACGTTCCTGTCGATCGTGGGGCTGGTCGGGACTGGTCCGACCTTCCTGATCATTGCCGGGATCGCGGTGCTCGCCTTCATCTTCGTGGCCATGTACGTGCCAGAGACGAAGGGCTTGAGCTTTGAGCAGGTGGAGCAGATGTGGAAGGAGAGAGCGTGGGGGAACAGCGGCAACTGCCAGAGACTTTTGGGTGCTGCTGCGCCGTAG
- the LOC8060185 gene encoding protein NRT1/ PTR FAMILY 4.6, which yields MEEGEEVYVDWRGNAVDERRHGGIRATVFLYVLFMIRSCSNSSNFSMVAYLHGMLHLDIVTSSTVISYLVGTVMISAAAMNFISDACIKRTTAIFVFGPCVVLGYMLLALQAHFPSLHPEICAIDKEPNNCEAAQGWNLTLLYLSLLIFAIGEGCMRACIPSLGGDQFSNSDPKKSQLQSMFLTRLKFTNSLGAIIGLAFLVWIENNLGWDIGFMMCALIVLVGLLVAASGYPFYRMQKPSGSPLTRTLQVLIISSNKKAVANVDVIELQETNTQDHVFKFGTNQADETKVLIQMLPVFISCFLVYLPFTLLMTLSIQVGRAMDKGAGVIQIPSASLIAIPTTFHVLMQPCYSRILTILLRRTTGHEHGVTPLQRIGAGSICGIAAACVATLVEARRLNVAKQQGLTSIGTGVPMSIFWLVIQFFLLSIMDIASFGGLIEFIESEAPSTMKPIAPAVQSCIAGLAAWSCSGFIQLVNRMTRSGNGGGGWLDGTNFNKTRLDHFFLLLGAFELLALINYTFWARRYARKLRRISTVETHEDDTRH from the exons atggaagaaggtgaagaggtATATGTGGACTGGAGAGGGAATGCGGTGGACGAGAGGAGGCACGGAGGCATCAGGGCAACGGTCTTCCTCTACG TTTTGTTCATGATAAGAAGCTGCTCTAATAGCTCAAACTTCAGTATGGTGGCCTATTTGCATGGCATGTTGCATCTAGACATTGTGACCTCATCAACTGTGATAAGCTACCTAGTTGGCACCGTGATGATATCTGCTGCTGCGATGAACTTCATCTCTGATGCGTGTATCAAGCGAACCACTGCTATATTTGTATTTGGCCCATGTGTGGTCCTG GGTTATATGTTGCTAGCTCTGCAAGCCCATTTTCCTTCACTTCATCCTGAAATTTGTGCCATTGACAAAGAGCCAAACAATTGTGAGGCAGCTCAAGGTTGGAATTTGACACTGCTCTACTTGAGCTTGTTAATCTTTGCTATTGGGGAGGGCTGCATGCGTGCTTGCATACCATCCCTTGGTGGAGATCAATTCAGCAATAGTGACCCAAAGAAATCACAGCTCCAGAGTATGTTCTTGACCAGGCTTAAGTTTACAAACTCTCTTGGAGCTATTATTGGATTGGCCTTCTTAGTGTGGATTGAGAATAACTTGGGTTGGGACATCGGATTTATGATGTGTGCCCTTATTGTTCTTGTTGGGCTGCTTGTGGCAGCCAGTGGATATCCTTTCTATCGCATGCAGAAGCCTAGTGGAAGTCCTCTAACTAGAACATTGCAG GTTCTTATCATTTCATCAAATAAGAAGGCAGTTGCCAATGTAGATGTCATTGAGCTACAAGAAACCAATACACAAGATCATGTTTTCAAATTTGG AACCAATCAAGCTGATGAAACCAAGGTCCTCATTCAGATGCTTCCAGTTTTCATTAGTTGCTTTCTTGTCTACTTGCCATTCACGCTGCTAATGACATTATCCATACAAGTTGGTCGTGCAATGGACAAAGGTGCAGGCGTCATCCAGATACCCTCTGCCTCTCTCATTGCAATCCCAACAACATTCCACGTGCTGATGCAACCATGCTACAGCAGAATCTTGACAATTCTGCTGAGAAGAACCACAGGACATGAGCATGGGGTCACCCCACTGCAGCGTATTGGTGCTGGATCAATTTGTGGGATCGCAGCGGCATGCGTCGCCACATTAGTGGAAGCAAGAAGATTGAATGTTGCAAAGCAGCAGGGGTTAACATCGATAGGAACTGGTGTGCCAATGTCTATCTTCTGGCTGGTAATCCAGTTCTTCCTGCTAAGCATCATGGACATAGCATCCTTTGGTGGACTAATTGAGTTCATCGAGAGTGAGGCGCCTTCGACAATGAAGCCAATTGCACCAGCAGTACAATCCTGTATAGCTGGATTGGCTGCCTGGTCATGTAGCGGCTTCATTCAGCTTGTAAACAGAATGACAAGGAGTGGGAATGGTGGTGGAGGATGGCTGGATGGAACAAATTTCAACAAAACACGCCTTGATCATTTCTTTTTGTTGTTGGGAGCCTTTGAGCTATTGGCCTTGATAAATTACACTTTCTGGGCCAGGAGATATGCTAGGAAGCTACGACGTATCAGTACTGTCGAAACACATGAGGACGACACAAGACATTAA
- the LOC110436493 gene encoding uncharacterized protein LOC110436493, with the protein MLFGTFGIYRYRTESTETKIPRYRVFLGTEQYRLSLVPNYRITERPGLAAPPSSPTTPLRPPPPLPPPSLQRLPSHDLSNDSGCDDDWARQRRHNAEPAAPAPTRSLALRFAGCSWSWKLGGRQRKTAGRVRVPPPIRIIYIRVARSSSGPSPATKPRGGEASMEPVRPFPPVLCHVWHAFPSLVGFAND; encoded by the coding sequence ATGTTATTCGGTACTTTCGGTATTTACCGGTACCGAACCGAAAGTACCGAAACCAAAATACCTCGGTACCGAGTTTTTCTAGGAACCGAACAGTACCGGCTATCTCTAGTACCGAATTACCGTATTACCGAACGCCCAGGGCTAGCCGCCCCTCCGTCCTCCCCCACGACTCCCCTCCgtcctcccccaccgctgccgCCCCCGTCCCTGCAGCGCCTCCCCTCCCACGACCTCTCCAACGACAGCGGCTGCGACGACGACTGGGCCCGCCAACGCCGCCACAACGCCGAGCCCGCCGCCCCTGCGCCAACGCGGAGCCTCGCCCTACGTTTCGCAGGCTGCTCGTGGTCGTGGAAGCTGGGCGGGCGGCAGCGGAAGACGGCAGGGCGCGTGCGCGTCCCTCCTCCGATCCGAATCATCTACATCCGCGTCGCCAGGTCTTCATCGGGCCCTTCACCGGCGACGAAGCCCCGCGGCGGCGAAGCCAGCATGGAGCCCGTGCGTCCCTTTCCACCAG